One window from the genome of Jiangella alba encodes:
- the ypfJ gene encoding KPN_02809 family neutral zinc metallopeptidase encodes MKFNRRARLDPSQVSDQRGRRPAGRTAAAGGGIGVIVLALLALLTGTNPADLLGGGDGTPQVQAEPGSEGELERECQVVADIDENPDCRFVLYVNSTQAFWDDYFAAAGERYTPATTTFFTSSVTTRCGTASSQVGPFYCPGDQKVYLDLGFFEQLRTTYGGPSGQFAEAYVLAHEYGHHVQNLTGQMQRVRTQSGPTSDAVRLELQADCYAGMWAHAATTADDESGQPLITELTNQDIADALSAAQTVGDDYIQERFQGTVTPESWTHGSSEQRQRWFTTGFETGDIAACDTFAASSL; translated from the coding sequence ATGAAGTTCAACCGGCGAGCACGCCTGGATCCTTCCCAGGTGTCCGACCAGCGTGGCCGGCGCCCGGCCGGCCGCACGGCGGCGGCGGGCGGGGGCATCGGGGTGATCGTCCTCGCGTTGCTCGCGCTGCTGACCGGCACCAACCCGGCCGACCTCCTCGGCGGCGGCGACGGCACGCCGCAGGTGCAGGCCGAGCCCGGCTCCGAGGGCGAGCTGGAGCGCGAGTGCCAGGTGGTCGCCGACATCGACGAGAACCCCGACTGCCGGTTCGTGCTGTACGTGAACTCGACGCAGGCGTTCTGGGACGACTACTTCGCGGCGGCCGGCGAGCGGTACACCCCGGCCACCACGACGTTCTTCACGTCCTCCGTCACCACCCGGTGCGGCACGGCGTCGTCGCAGGTCGGGCCGTTCTACTGCCCCGGCGACCAGAAGGTCTACCTCGACCTCGGCTTCTTCGAGCAGCTGCGCACCACGTACGGCGGGCCCAGCGGCCAGTTCGCCGAGGCGTACGTGCTGGCCCACGAGTACGGTCACCACGTGCAGAACCTCACCGGCCAGATGCAGCGCGTGCGCACCCAGTCCGGCCCCACGTCCGACGCCGTCCGGCTGGAGCTGCAGGCCGACTGCTACGCCGGCATGTGGGCGCACGCCGCCACCACGGCCGACGACGAGTCCGGCCAGCCGCTCATCACCGAGCTGACCAACCAGGACATCGCCGACGCGCTGTCCGCCGCCCAGACCGTCGGCGACGACTACATCCAGGAGCGGTTCCAGGGCACCGTCACGCCCGAGTCGTGGACGCACGGCTCCAGCGAGCAGCGGCAGCGCTGGTTCACCACCGGCTTCGAGACCGGCGACATCGCGGCCTGCGACACCTTCGCCGCATCGTCGCTGTGA
- a CDS encoding SDR family oxidoreductase, which yields MDLGLKDRVYIVTGGTRGLGRAGAEALVADGARLVLTSRSQEAVDAAVDDLGSGSVVGVAADNADPGTPERLADLALDRFGRLDGALVSVGGPPAGRVVDLDDDQWRAAFDSVFLGAVRLARVVAARLSGGGALAFVLSSSVKSPIAGLAASNGLRPGLAMVIKQLADELGPDGVRTVGLLPGSIETDRLRELATMTGRDPDEVKAAASKVIPLRRYGRPEEFGRVAAFVLSPAASYLTGSMIAVDGGSIRSL from the coding sequence ATGGATCTCGGGCTGAAGGATCGCGTCTACATCGTCACCGGCGGCACCCGCGGGCTCGGCCGGGCCGGGGCCGAGGCCCTGGTCGCCGACGGCGCCCGGCTGGTGCTGACGTCCCGTTCGCAGGAGGCGGTCGACGCCGCGGTGGACGACCTCGGCTCCGGCTCCGTCGTGGGCGTGGCGGCCGACAACGCCGACCCGGGCACGCCGGAGCGGCTGGCCGACCTCGCGCTGGATCGCTTCGGCCGGCTCGACGGCGCCCTGGTCAGCGTCGGCGGACCGCCGGCCGGCCGGGTGGTCGACCTCGACGACGACCAGTGGCGGGCCGCCTTCGACAGCGTCTTCCTCGGCGCCGTCCGGCTGGCCCGGGTGGTCGCGGCCCGGCTGTCCGGCGGCGGCGCGCTGGCGTTCGTGCTGTCCAGCTCGGTGAAGTCGCCCATCGCCGGTCTCGCCGCGTCGAACGGGCTGCGGCCGGGCCTGGCCATGGTGATCAAGCAGCTGGCCGACGAGCTGGGCCCCGACGGCGTGCGCACGGTCGGGCTGCTGCCCGGCAGCATCGAGACCGACCGCCTGCGCGAACTGGCCACGATGACCGGCCGCGACCCCGACGAGGTCAAGGCGGCGGCGTCGAAGGTCATCCCGCTGCGCCGCTACGGCCGCCCGGAGGAGTTCGGCCGGGTCGCCGCCTTCGTCCTCTCCCCCGCCGCGTCGTACCTCACCGGCTCCATGATCGCCGTCGACGGAGGCTCGATCCGCTCCCTCTGA
- a CDS encoding ABC-F family ATP-binding cassette domain-containing protein — translation MITAHQLEVRAGAQILLEDASFRIGPGDKVGLVGRNGAGKTTLTRILADEGQPASGSVVRTGPIGYLPQDPRVGDPEVIARDRILSARGLDVVVASMRKAEKQMASSDAAEHERGMRRYARLEAEFLAAGGYAVESEAASIAASLGLPDRVLAQPLRTLSGGQRRRVELARILFSDAETLLLDEPTNHLDADSIVWLRDFLRAYKGGLVVISHDVALLDKTVNRVFHLDANRGALDVYNIGWTAYLAQRETDERRRHRERANAEKKAAALKAQADRMRYKATKATAAQNMDRRAQRLLAGLEDQRRSDKVAKLRFPDPAPCGKTPLMATGLSKSYGSLEIFTDVDLAIDRGSRVVILGLNGAGKTTLLRLLAGIEDADTGRVEPGHGLRLGYYAQEHETLDTSRTVLENLRSAAPDLPELEARRVLGSFLFSGDAVDKPAAVLSGGEKTRLALASLVVSSANVLLLDEPTNNLDPASREEVLGALRSFAGAIVLVTHDEGAVEALGPERVVLLPDGVEDLWNPDYAELVSLA, via the coding sequence ATGATCACCGCTCATCAGCTCGAAGTGCGCGCAGGCGCGCAGATCCTGCTCGAGGACGCCAGCTTCCGCATCGGTCCCGGCGACAAGGTCGGCCTGGTCGGCCGCAACGGCGCCGGCAAGACCACCCTGACCCGCATCCTGGCCGACGAGGGCCAGCCGGCGTCCGGGTCGGTGGTGCGTACCGGCCCGATCGGCTACCTGCCGCAGGATCCCCGCGTCGGCGACCCCGAGGTCATCGCCCGCGACCGCATCCTCAGCGCCCGCGGGCTCGACGTCGTCGTCGCCAGCATGCGCAAGGCCGAGAAGCAGATGGCGTCCAGCGACGCCGCCGAGCACGAGCGCGGCATGCGCCGCTACGCCCGGCTCGAGGCCGAGTTCCTGGCGGCCGGCGGGTACGCCGTCGAGAGCGAGGCGGCCAGCATCGCCGCCAGCCTCGGGCTGCCCGACCGCGTGCTCGCCCAGCCGCTGCGCACGCTCTCCGGCGGCCAGCGGCGCCGGGTCGAGCTGGCCCGCATCCTGTTCTCCGACGCCGAGACGCTGCTCCTGGACGAGCCGACGAACCACCTGGACGCCGACTCCATCGTGTGGCTGCGCGACTTCCTGCGGGCCTACAAGGGCGGCCTGGTGGTCATCAGCCACGACGTCGCGCTGCTCGACAAGACCGTCAACCGGGTCTTCCACCTCGACGCCAACCGCGGCGCCCTCGACGTCTACAACATCGGCTGGACGGCCTACCTGGCCCAGCGCGAGACCGACGAGCGCCGCCGGCACCGCGAGCGGGCCAACGCCGAGAAGAAGGCCGCCGCGCTGAAGGCGCAGGCCGACCGCATGCGCTACAAGGCCACCAAGGCCACCGCGGCGCAGAACATGGACCGCAGGGCGCAGCGGCTGCTGGCCGGCCTCGAGGACCAGCGCCGCTCCGACAAGGTGGCCAAGCTGCGCTTCCCCGACCCCGCGCCGTGCGGCAAGACGCCGCTCATGGCCACCGGGCTGTCGAAGTCGTACGGGTCGCTCGAGATCTTCACCGACGTCGACCTCGCCATCGACCGCGGCAGCCGGGTCGTCATCCTGGGCCTCAACGGCGCCGGCAAGACGACGCTGCTGCGGCTGCTGGCCGGCATCGAGGACGCCGACACCGGCCGCGTCGAGCCCGGGCACGGCCTGCGGCTGGGCTACTACGCCCAGGAGCACGAGACGCTCGACACCTCGCGCACGGTCCTCGAGAACCTCCGCAGCGCCGCTCCCGACCTCCCGGAGCTGGAGGCGCGGCGGGTGCTCGGCTCGTTCCTGTTCTCCGGCGACGCCGTCGACAAGCCGGCCGCCGTGCTGTCCGGCGGCGAGAAGACCCGCCTGGCGCTGGCGTCGCTGGTCGTGTCCAGCGCGAACGTGCTGCTCCTGGACGAGCCGACGAACAACCTCGACCCCGCCTCCCGCGAGGAGGTGCTGGGCGCGCTGCGCTCGTTCGCCGGCGCGATCGTCCTGGTGACCCACGACGAAGGCGCGGTCGAGGCACTGGGCCCGGAACGGGTCGTGTTGCTTCCCGACGGAGTCGAAGATCTGTGGAACCCTGACTATGCGGAGCTCGTCTCACTCGCATAG
- a CDS encoding primosomal protein N', with amino-acid sequence MSASEPAEPDQLALVAAPGRRRFRTREPEPVADERPVASVLVDVGLPHLDRPFDYLVPASMDDDAVVGARVSVRFAGTDHDGFVVARKDSSDHDGKLARLRRVVSAEPVLAPEIVALARAVADRYAGTVSDVLRLAVPPRHATAEKAASPEPPAAPERPEPGGWAEHVDGVALLDALAGGGAPRAVWNPGPAADWPDLVARLVATTLSAGRGALVVLPDGRDLELASAALTALLGAGSHVELAADAGPSTRYKRWLAVRRGAVRAVVGTRSAAFAPVHDLGLVVLWDDGDDLHAEPRAPYPHAREVLLLRAFQAGAAAVVGGFARTAEAEQLVATGWARPVTPSRPAVRAAAPRVHSSGDDHEQARDEAARTARLPSLAWRTARAGLGRGPVLVQVPRAGYLPGVACGRCRTPARCTACSGPLVLGQADRPPRCAWCATEYPSWRCGECGHGALRATVVGVRRTAEELGRAFPGVPVLLSRGEAVRSSVDAEPALVVATPGAEPVASGGYAAALLLDGTALLARTGLRAAEEALRRWLRAAALVRPGTMGGEIVVVADPGAPAVQALVRWDPAGFAGRELAERAALHLPPAARVAELTGAAADVDDLLMHLDLPDGAEVIGPVPVDDGARAMIRAPRAAGTALAGALRSAAGIRSARRTGGSVRVRVDPVDFG; translated from the coding sequence GCGCGGGTGTCGGTGCGGTTCGCCGGCACCGACCACGACGGCTTCGTGGTCGCTCGCAAGGACTCCAGCGACCACGACGGCAAGCTGGCCCGGCTGCGCCGCGTCGTGTCGGCCGAGCCGGTGCTGGCGCCCGAGATCGTCGCGCTGGCCCGCGCCGTCGCCGACCGCTACGCCGGCACCGTCTCCGACGTCCTGCGGCTGGCCGTCCCGCCGCGGCACGCCACCGCCGAGAAGGCCGCGTCGCCCGAGCCGCCGGCCGCGCCGGAGCGGCCCGAGCCCGGCGGCTGGGCCGAGCACGTCGACGGCGTCGCGCTGCTCGACGCGCTGGCCGGCGGGGGAGCGCCGCGCGCCGTCTGGAACCCCGGCCCGGCCGCCGACTGGCCCGACCTCGTGGCCCGGCTGGTGGCGACCACCCTGTCCGCCGGACGTGGCGCGCTGGTGGTGCTGCCCGACGGCCGCGACCTCGAGCTGGCGTCGGCCGCGCTGACGGCGCTGCTGGGCGCGGGCAGCCACGTCGAGCTGGCCGCCGACGCCGGGCCGTCGACGCGGTACAAGCGCTGGCTGGCGGTGCGCCGCGGGGCCGTGCGGGCCGTCGTCGGCACCCGGTCGGCGGCGTTCGCGCCGGTGCACGACCTCGGCCTGGTGGTCCTCTGGGACGACGGCGACGACCTGCACGCCGAGCCGCGGGCGCCGTACCCGCACGCGCGCGAGGTGCTGCTGCTGCGCGCCTTCCAGGCCGGCGCGGCCGCCGTCGTCGGGGGGTTCGCCCGCACCGCCGAGGCCGAGCAGCTGGTGGCGACCGGCTGGGCGCGGCCGGTGACGCCGTCGCGGCCGGCCGTGCGGGCCGCGGCGCCGCGGGTGCACTCCAGCGGCGACGACCACGAGCAGGCCCGCGACGAAGCCGCCCGCACCGCCCGGCTGCCGTCGCTGGCGTGGCGCACGGCGCGGGCCGGGCTGGGCCGTGGGCCGGTCCTGGTGCAGGTGCCACGGGCCGGTTACCTGCCCGGGGTGGCCTGTGGCCGCTGCCGCACCCCCGCGCGCTGTACGGCCTGTTCCGGGCCGCTGGTACTGGGCCAGGCCGACCGGCCGCCGCGGTGCGCGTGGTGCGCCACCGAGTACCCCTCGTGGCGCTGCGGCGAGTGCGGGCACGGCGCGCTGCGGGCCACCGTCGTCGGCGTGCGACGCACGGCGGAGGAGCTGGGCCGGGCGTTCCCGGGGGTCCCGGTGCTGCTGTCGCGCGGCGAGGCCGTCCGCTCCTCGGTCGACGCCGAACCGGCGCTGGTGGTCGCCACCCCGGGCGCCGAGCCGGTGGCGTCAGGCGGATACGCGGCGGCGCTGCTGCTGGACGGCACGGCGCTGCTGGCCCGCACCGGGCTGCGGGCCGCCGAGGAGGCGCTGCGGCGCTGGCTGCGGGCCGCCGCGCTGGTCCGTCCCGGCACCATGGGCGGCGAGATCGTCGTCGTCGCCGACCCCGGCGCGCCGGCCGTGCAGGCGCTGGTGCGCTGGGACCCGGCCGGGTTCGCCGGACGCGAGCTGGCCGAGCGGGCCGCCCTGCACCTGCCGCCTGCCGCCCGCGTCGCCGAGCTCACCGGCGCCGCGGCGGACGTCGACGACCTGCTCATGCACCTCGACCTCCCGGACGGCGCCGAGGTCATCGGCCCCGTCCCGGTCGACGACGGCGCGCGGGCGATGATCCGGGCGCCCCGTGCGGCGGGGACGGCGCTGGCGGGGGCGCTGCGGTCGGCGGCCGGCATCCGCTCCGCCCGGCGCACCGGGGGATCGGTGCGGGTGCGCGTCGACCCGGTCGACTTCGGCTAG
- a CDS encoding helix-turn-helix domain-containing protein, which yields MAEKLVKGARISGGQRDKLASDLKKKYEGGRSIRELATETGRSYGFVHRVLSESGVNLRGRGGATRGKAKKQA from the coding sequence GTGGCCGAGAAGTTGGTAAAAGGCGCGCGGATCAGTGGGGGGCAGCGTGACAAGCTCGCCTCTGACCTGAAGAAGAAGTACGAAGGTGGTCGGAGCATCCGCGAGCTCGCCACCGAAACCGGGCGTTCCTACGGGTTCGTCCACCGGGTTCTGTCGGAGTCCGGTGTCAACCTACGAGGCCGTGGAGGGGCCACACGAGGCAAGGCGAAGAAGCAGGCCTGA
- a CDS encoding ABC transporter ATP-binding protein, producing the protein MGMGHAWRASRSFSGDQSVTHKRLARGTVRRIAGYGRPYRRQIAVFLATTIAAAASAVAVPLLLQVLIDDGVSTGDRSVVVWAALAVAGLAVVDVILGLLGRWMSARVGEGLIFDLRRQVFDHVQRQSVAFFTRTQTGSLVSRLNSDVIGAQQAFTGTLSQIVSNVVTLALALGAMILLSWQITLIVLVLVPLFLLPARFIGRRLADISRESMQLNAAMSQTMTERFNVSGALLVKIFGRYHDENADFGQAAGRVRDIGVVQALYARYFFLGLTFLASLATAVVYGVGGWLAVSGTLEVGTLVALAALLTRLYGPLTALSNVQVDIMTALVSFERVFEVLDLPPMVRDAPGARPLPGHDEQLSVRFEDVHFTYPGDEVSLASLEAVARPAVAAPEPVLEGVSFDVAPGELVALVGPSGAGKSTITHLVSRLYDPSSGVVRVGDRDLRDVQLESLHEAVGVVTQDAHLFHDTIRYNLAYARPGATDDDLWAALEAAQIAGLVRSLSEGLDTVVGDRGYRLSGGEKQRLAIARLLLKAPRVVVLDEATAHLDSESELAVQRALETALTGRTSLVIAHRLSTIRGADTILVVDDGRIVERGTHEQLLAAGGTYAELYRTQFALQDAPARTA; encoded by the coding sequence ATGGGGATGGGTCATGCCTGGCGCGCCTCCAGGTCGTTCTCCGGCGACCAGTCGGTCACGCACAAACGGCTGGCGCGGGGCACGGTCAGGCGCATCGCCGGCTACGGCCGCCCGTACCGCCGTCAGATCGCCGTCTTCCTCGCCACCACCATCGCCGCCGCGGCGTCCGCGGTCGCCGTGCCGTTGCTGCTGCAGGTCCTCATCGACGACGGCGTCAGCACCGGCGACCGTTCGGTCGTCGTGTGGGCCGCCCTCGCGGTGGCCGGGCTGGCCGTCGTCGACGTCATCCTGGGGCTGCTCGGCCGGTGGATGTCCGCCCGGGTCGGCGAGGGCCTGATCTTCGACCTGCGCCGCCAGGTCTTCGACCACGTCCAGCGCCAGTCGGTCGCGTTCTTCACCCGCACCCAGACCGGTTCGCTGGTGTCGCGGCTCAACAGCGACGTCATCGGCGCGCAGCAGGCGTTCACCGGCACGCTCTCGCAGATCGTCAGCAACGTCGTCACGCTGGCGCTGGCGCTCGGCGCCATGATCCTGCTGTCGTGGCAGATCACCCTCATCGTGCTGGTCCTGGTGCCGCTGTTCCTGCTGCCGGCCCGCTTCATCGGCCGCCGGCTGGCCGACATCAGCCGCGAGTCCATGCAGCTCAACGCCGCGATGAGCCAGACCATGACGGAGCGGTTCAATGTCTCCGGCGCGCTGCTGGTGAAGATCTTCGGCCGCTACCACGACGAGAACGCCGACTTCGGGCAGGCCGCCGGCCGGGTCCGCGACATCGGCGTCGTCCAGGCGCTCTACGCGCGGTACTTCTTCCTCGGCCTGACCTTCCTCGCCTCGCTGGCCACGGCGGTCGTCTACGGCGTCGGCGGCTGGCTGGCCGTCAGCGGCACGCTGGAGGTCGGCACGCTGGTGGCGCTGGCCGCGCTGCTGACCCGGCTGTACGGTCCGCTCACCGCGCTCTCGAACGTCCAGGTCGACATCATGACGGCGCTGGTCAGCTTCGAGCGGGTGTTCGAGGTGCTCGACCTCCCGCCGATGGTCCGCGACGCGCCCGGCGCCCGGCCGCTGCCCGGCCACGACGAGCAGCTGTCGGTGCGGTTCGAGGACGTCCACTTCACCTACCCGGGCGACGAGGTGTCGCTGGCCTCGCTGGAGGCGGTGGCCCGGCCGGCCGTGGCGGCGCCCGAGCCGGTGCTCGAGGGCGTCTCGTTCGACGTCGCGCCGGGCGAGCTGGTGGCGCTGGTCGGCCCGTCCGGCGCCGGCAAGTCGACCATCACGCACCTGGTGTCGCGGCTCTACGACCCCAGCTCCGGCGTCGTCCGGGTCGGCGACCGCGACCTGCGCGACGTCCAGCTCGAGTCGCTGCACGAGGCCGTCGGCGTCGTCACGCAGGACGCCCACCTGTTCCACGACACCATCCGCTACAACCTCGCCTACGCGCGGCCCGGCGCCACCGACGACGACCTGTGGGCGGCGCTCGAGGCGGCGCAGATCGCCGGGCTGGTGCGGTCGCTGTCCGAGGGCCTCGACACCGTCGTCGGCGACCGCGGCTACCGGCTGTCCGGCGGCGAGAAGCAGCGGCTGGCCATCGCCCGGCTGCTGCTCAAGGCGCCCCGTGTGGTGGTGCTCGACGAAGCCACCGCCCACCTCGACTCCGAGTCCGAGCTGGCGGTCCAGCGGGCGCTCGAGACCGCGCTGACCGGTCGCACCTCGCTGGTCATCGCCCACCGCCTGTCGACCATCCGCGGCGCCGACACCATCCTCGTCGTCGACGACGGCCGCATCGTCGAGCGCGGCACCCACGAGCAGCTGCTGGCCGCCGGTGGGACGTACGCCGAGCTCTACCGCACCCAGTTCGCCCTGCAGGACGCGCCCGCCCGCACCGCCTGA
- a CDS encoding energy-coupling factor ABC transporter ATP-binding protein, translated as MIEVGAVTHRYGDRTVLRDVTVTLTEHRVGVIGANGSGKSTFARLLNGLVLPTSGSVTVDGLSTRGRSGAQVRRSVGFVFTDPDAQILMPTVAEDVAFGLRDLPASAVAERVAEALASFGLAGHADHPAHLLSGGQKQLLALCSVLVTEPKVLVCDEPTTLLDRRNTRRVLTLLSELPQRVVLVTHDLDAMLAMDRVLVFDDGRLVFDGLPADAVAFYVEISSR; from the coding sequence GTGATCGAGGTCGGCGCCGTCACGCACCGGTACGGCGACCGCACGGTCCTGCGCGACGTCACCGTCACCCTGACGGAGCACCGCGTCGGCGTCATCGGGGCGAACGGTTCGGGCAAGTCGACGTTCGCGCGGCTGCTCAACGGCCTGGTGCTGCCGACGTCGGGGTCGGTGACGGTGGACGGACTGTCGACGCGGGGGCGGTCGGGCGCGCAGGTGCGGCGGTCGGTCGGGTTCGTGTTCACCGACCCCGACGCGCAGATCCTGATGCCGACGGTCGCCGAGGACGTCGCGTTCGGGCTGCGCGACCTCCCCGCGTCCGCCGTGGCCGAGCGGGTCGCCGAGGCGCTGGCGTCGTTCGGGCTGGCCGGGCACGCCGACCACCCGGCGCACCTGCTGTCGGGCGGGCAGAAGCAGCTGCTGGCGCTCTGCTCGGTGCTGGTGACGGAACCGAAGGTGCTCGTGTGCGACGAGCCGACGACGCTGCTGGACCGGCGCAACACCCGCCGCGTTCTGACGCTGCTGAGCGAGCTGCCGCAGCGGGTCGTGCTGGTGACGCACGACCTCGACGCCATGCTGGCCATGGACCGCGTCCTCGTCTTCGACGACGGCCGCCTGGTGTTCGACGGGCTCCCGGCCGACGCGGTGGCCTTCTACGTGGAGATCTCGTCGCGCTGA